Part of the Pirellulales bacterium genome, ACATGCGCACGAGTTGATTGGCCTGCAAGGTCTCGACCAGGCTCGGCGCGCCCGACAGCTCGGCAACGCGGAGATGGAACTGCGAATCGAGACCGTGAACGTCTTCTGGAGCCGAGTCGCGATCGATCCGCTCGTCGAGCTCCGCGGCCAGCGCGCCCAGCGCGGCCAACTGCGCGTCGGTCGCATGCTCGCAGCAGCGGCGTGCTGCCTCGCATTCCACTGCCATCCGCAGAATATGCTGGCTCCGCAGCGACTCGACCGTCAACTGGCGGACGCGCGTCCCCCAGCCCGGCTCCGATTCCAACAATCCGTCGCGGGCCAATTCACGAAACGCCTCGCCCACCGGGGCAATGCTCACGCCCAGCGAGCCTGCGACGCTGCGCAGCGACAGACGCTGCCCCGGTTTGAGCTTACCGCTGAGAATCTGCGCGCGGATTTCCTGGTAAGCGCGAATGCCGAGCTTGTCGGCGGTCGCCGTTTCGGACTTCTTCATCGTGCCTCGCTCATAGCGGCTTAAGCATCTTTGTTCGCGTGCGCACTTGCACTGTTCGAGCACTGTCATAACAATAACTGCACCCGCGCGTCAAGCAGCGGCGCTATGCCGCTCAACGCCGGCCGCGGAAGTCGGTTACCCGGGATCGAACGAGATGGCACCGATGTCCGAGATCGTCGATTCGTCGCAGTTCAACCGCCGGCATCTGCTCAAGGCAGGCGGCCAGGGACTTTTGGCCCTCGGCGCGGCTGGTCTTGCCGGCCGTTCGATTCCGGCTCAGTCAGGCGAATCGCGGCCGGCCACGGCCGGATTTGGCCGCGCCAAGTCGGTCGTCGTGCTCTACCTTTACGGTGCGCCGAGCCAGATGGACACGCTCGATCCCAAACCCGGGGCCCCCGTCGAGCGGCGCGGAGAGTTCAAACCGATCTCCTCCAGCATGCCGGGCATCGCGGTTTGCGAACATCTGCCCAACGTGGCTCGCAATCTGCACCGCTGTGCGCTGGTTCGTTCGATGACCCACACGTCGAACAATCACGCCGTGTCGGTTGCACTGTCGGGCCTCTCGAAATCCGAACCGGCGCTCGAAGGCAACGGCAGCGACCCGCGGCACTACCCCTACATAGGTTCGGTGCTCGAGTATCTCTGGAAGCAGCGCGGCATCAGCATGCTCGAAACCGGTGTGCCGGTGAACATGGTGCTCCCTTGGGCATTGAACGCCAAGACCGGGCCGGGCCGCTGGCAGCATCACGCGGGCTGGCTGGGGCGTTCCTACAGCCCCGTGATTCCGATTTTCCGCGGCGAAGGTTCGCTCGAAGTAGGTTCGCCCTCGATCCAGGGTTCGACCCCGATTCTGACGCGCTTCGATCCCTGGGACGGCATTACGCCTGAGAGCACCTTCCACTTCGACGGCGCCGAGTTGCCTCCTGATGTGTCACCGAAGCGCTTCGAGGCCCGGCAGCAATTGTTGGCGACGATCGAGACCGGATCTCGGCGCTGGGGTCCGTCGGCAGAAACGTTCGATCACTACCGTCGAGTCGCCGATGCGATGATCGCCCAGCCGAGCGTGGCCCGCGCCTTGGACGTCACCCAGGAAACGGATGCCGCGCGCGAGCGGTACGGCTACACGTTATTCGGCCAGTCAGCACTCACCGCGCGCCGGCTAATCGAGGCGGGAGTGAAGATCGTCACCGTCTTTTGGGACACTTGGACCGACAACAATGCCGCCTGGGACACGCATCACAATCACCATCCCCGGCTCAAGAACGGCCTGCTGCCGAAGTTCGACCAGATCCTGCCCGCGTTTCTCGACGACATGCACGAGCGCGGCTTGCTCGACGACACGCTCGTGATGGTAATCAGCGAGCACGGTCGCACGCCCACGCTGAGCAACGGGCCGGGCGGCGGCCGCGAGCATTGGGCCGGGGCCTACTGGGGATTATTCTTCGGCGCCGGCATTCGTGTCGGCCAGGTCATCGGGGCCACCGATGCCGAGGGCGGCTATCCCATCAGCCGGCCGACCGATCCGAAGGACATCCTGGCCACGATGTATCACCTGCTCGGGTTCGATTACCGAGCGCTGACGATCCCCGACCGCTTCAACCGGCCGATCCACCTGATCCCGCACGGCGATACCGTCGCCGAGTTGATCGCGTAGCGGGCACAAGATCGAAACGATTGGCTGGCGAATTCATCCCTGGGCGAGATCGTGCTGCAGCCACATACTTCAGCACGTGTGCACGCGGACTCGAGGCCCCCGAAGCGTGGCCGCCGCGGCACGGCTGAGAGACAACAACCACAGACAGCTCTCACTTAAACCCTGGAATCGTTCGTGGGGGCGGGTCACCGCCGTCACCGTGTTTTCCGATTCGTGATCGGTCGGCCCATGATCGGTGGCAAACCGGAAACGTCTCGCGCACCGAACTACTAACGCAACTCGCTGGCTGGAATCCAAATTTCCGTAGCGATCGCAGGCGGGACTAAGACGGCCTCGAATCGACGCTGCCCGTCTGCAGCGTTTTGAAGGAACGACGGATACCCGCCCACGAAAC contains:
- a CDS encoding DUF1501 domain-containing protein, translating into MSEIVDSSQFNRRHLLKAGGQGLLALGAAGLAGRSIPAQSGESRPATAGFGRAKSVVVLYLYGAPSQMDTLDPKPGAPVERRGEFKPISSSMPGIAVCEHLPNVARNLHRCALVRSMTHTSNNHAVSVALSGLSKSEPALEGNGSDPRHYPYIGSVLEYLWKQRGISMLETGVPVNMVLPWALNAKTGPGRWQHHAGWLGRSYSPVIPIFRGEGSLEVGSPSIQGSTPILTRFDPWDGITPESTFHFDGAELPPDVSPKRFEARQQLLATIETGSRRWGPSAETFDHYRRVADAMIAQPSVARALDVTQETDAARERYGYTLFGQSALTARRLIEAGVKIVTVFWDTWTDNNAAWDTHHNHHPRLKNGLLPKFDQILPAFLDDMHERGLLDDTLVMVISEHGRTPTLSNGPGGGREHWAGAYWGLFFGAGIRVGQVIGATDAEGGYPISRPTDPKDILATMYHLLGFDYRALTIPDRFNRPIHLIPHGDTVAELIA
- a CDS encoding GntR family transcriptional regulator; the encoded protein is MKKSETATADKLGIRAYQEIRAQILSGKLKPGQRLSLRSVAGSLGVSIAPVGEAFRELARDGLLESEPGWGTRVRQLTVESLRSQHILRMAVECEAARRCCEHATDAQLAALGALAAELDERIDRDSAPEDVHGLDSQFHLRVAELSGAPSLVETLQANQLVRMLARGSVLAYHREKPTQQHVLLANAIKGRDPDDAERAMREHCERSMRLQLSAMVPGSGAS